CAAATTGAAATTTAAATATTTATTACAGATGATGATTCTGCTAAGCGCGGTTACCGTCGCACAGAATCTAAAAGGTTTTGTTTACGAACTCGATCAACAAAACAAAAAAGTCCCTCTTGTTTCAGCCAATCTGTTTTGGAAGGATACCAAAATCGGAACGGTCACCGACCTCAATGGGTTTTTCTCGGTCAAGAAACCGGTGGGCAAAACTGCATTCCTGGTTGTAAGTTATACCGGATATGTAGCAGACACAATAGAGGTCTCAAGCACCAAGGATTCCATCGAGATCGTTCTCACTCTAAATGCCCAACTTAAGGAAGTTCTTATTTCTGCTGAAAGATCTTCACGCTTTTTGGATGATCTTGAACCCGCACAGGTCGAAATTATCACCGGAAAAGAGCTTCTAAAAGCTGCCTGCTGTAACCTTGGCGAAAGTTTTACCACCAATGCCTCGGTTGATGTTCAGTATCAGGATGCAGTGTCGGGTGCACGGCAGATCCAGTTACTCGGACTTGCAGGTGCGTATACCCAAATGCTCTTCGAAAATATCCCATCGATGAATGGTATCGGAAATTCATTCGGACTTGGTTTCGTACCCGGACCCTGGATATCACAAATCAGCGTTTCTAAAGGGTCCGCTTCGGTTGTGAATGGATATGAATCGATCACAGGACAGATAAATGTCGGATATAAAAGTGCAACTGACGCCGAGAGGTACTACTTCAACGCTTTCCAAAGTTCACATTACAAAACAGACATAAATGCAAATGCTGCAATTGAACTTAGTGATCATGTCAGCACAATATTCCTGGCTCATTCAAACTTTGTATCGAAAATGGTGGATGACAATTTTGATTCATTCACAGATGACCCAAAAACCATGCAATACAATGTTATGAACAGATGGAAAATTCATACCGATTTTGGTTTGGAATCCCAGTTTGGTATTCACTATCTTTCTGAAAAGCGGACGGGCGGACAAATGCTTCCGATGCTCTCGGGAAAGCAGTATAAAATTGACATTGACTCGAGACACTTCGATTTCTACTCTAAAACAGGTTATGTTTTCACCGCGGAGCCATACATCAGTCTCGGTTTGATGCTTGATGCACATTCCCACGACCAAAACACCATGTTCGGAGAGAGAAAATATGATGCAGCGCAAAAAATCTTTTTCTCGAAACTGATTTTTGAAATGCGTTCGATCGACAATATTCATTCTGTAATAACCGGACTGAGCTATACCCATGATGAGATTAATGAGTCGCTTAACGCATCAAGTTCAACGAAGAAAGAATCAGTCCCGGGTGTATTCCTTGAGTACAACTACTCCCCTGACAATCTTCTTTCCATAGTTCCCGGCGTTAGAGTTGATTTTCACAATCTTTTTGGTACACTTGTTACACCCAGAATTCATATTAAGTACAGTCTTGACGAAAACACATCAATTCGTGCCTCTGCAGGAAAAGGTTACAGAGCGGTAAACATCTACTCAAATAATATGAGTTATCTTGCCAGTTCAAGAAATTTTGTACTTAATAACACCAACTCATACGAAGAAGCTTACAACTACGGACTGAATTTCACCCGTTACTTTATGCTTTCAGGAAGAGAGTTGAGGTTGACTCTTGATTACTACAGAACCGACTTCATCAAACAGGTTGTTACAGACATCGATACCGATCCCTCCAGCATTTTGTTTTATGATTTGAACGGTTCTTCATTCTCAAACAGCTATCAGGTTGAACTCGCTTATGAACTGCTCCCCCGCCTTGATATATCGACGGCTTACAGGTACACCGATGTGAGAACCACCTATAACGGTACTCTTAATATTGTCCCTCTGCACAGCAGATATAAAGTGCTGACCACTGTCTCATATTCTACACCCGAGCGTGGATGGGTTTTTGATGCCAGTTTTCTGGTTAACGGACCGGGAAGAATCCCTTCAACTTCCACCAACCCCGCACAGTATCAAAGACCTGAAACCTTCGATGCATTTGTGAATATCAATGCACAAATCAGCAAAAAGTTTGATATCTTCGAACTTTATGTTGGTGCTGAAAATTTAACAGACTTTAAACAGGCAAATCCTGTAATAGCTTCAGATGATCCGTTCGGAAAATATTTCGACGCTTCAATGGTCTGGGGTCCTGTTTCAGGAAGAAAATTTTATGCCGGTATCCGGTTAAGTGTATTTTAATTTAAAAAAAAGAAAGTATTATCATGAAAAAGCAATTATTTCACGTATTGTTCGTATTCCTGACCGTTAGTGGATTAGCCCTTGCTCAGGAAAAACCAGACTCGACCAAATCAAAGGCATGTACT
This genomic window from Ignavibacteria bacterium contains:
- a CDS encoding TonB-dependent receptor, whose protein sequence is MKFKYLLQMMILLSAVTVAQNLKGFVYELDQQNKKVPLVSANLFWKDTKIGTVTDLNGFFSVKKPVGKTAFLVVSYTGYVADTIEVSSTKDSIEIVLTLNAQLKEVLISAERSSRFLDDLEPAQVEIITGKELLKAACCNLGESFTTNASVDVQYQDAVSGARQIQLLGLAGAYTQMLFENIPSMNGIGNSFGLGFVPGPWISQISVSKGSASVVNGYESITGQINVGYKSATDAERYYFNAFQSSHYKTDINANAAIELSDHVSTIFLAHSNFVSKMVDDNFDSFTDDPKTMQYNVMNRWKIHTDFGLESQFGIHYLSEKRTGGQMLPMLSGKQYKIDIDSRHFDFYSKTGYVFTAEPYISLGLMLDAHSHDQNTMFGERKYDAAQKIFFSKLIFEMRSIDNIHSVITGLSYTHDEINESLNASSSTKKESVPGVFLEYNYSPDNLLSIVPGVRVDFHNLFGTLVTPRIHIKYSLDENTSIRASAGKGYRAVNIYSNNMSYLASSRNFVLNNTNSYEEAYNYGLNFTRYFMLSGRELRLTLDYYRTDFIKQVVTDIDTDPSSILFYDLNGSSFSNSYQVELAYELLPRLDISTAYRYTDVRTTYNGTLNIVPLHSRYKVLTTVSYSTPERGWVFDASFLVNGPGRIPSTSTNPAQYQRPETFDAFVNINAQISKKFDIFELYVGAENLTDFKQANPVIASDDPFGKYFDASMVWGPVSGRKFYAGIRLSVF